One stretch of Dissulfurimicrobium hydrothermale DNA includes these proteins:
- a CDS encoding nucleoside deaminase yields the protein MQGSCDFNDERWMGKALELASRALSNGEFPVGCVLVSGERVVGEGMRLNSKGGSANELDHAEIIALRDLVRREACITAAGCGDRHDLTAYSTLEPCLMCLGALVLNGVKRIVFAYEDVMGGACGLDLSTCNSVFLVSRAEDPVRFYTESLYNRMAHVKVIGGVRRGESLSLFRAFFSDPANSYWRGSLFAAYTELPNK from the coding sequence ATGCAAGGCAGTTGTGATTTTAATGATGAAAGGTGGATGGGCAAGGCGCTGGAGCTGGCCTCCCGCGCCTTGTCAAATGGGGAATTTCCTGTGGGATGCGTCCTGGTCTCCGGCGAACGGGTGGTTGGAGAGGGTATGAGGCTCAATAGCAAGGGGGGCAGTGCAAATGAGCTGGACCATGCGGAGATCATTGCGCTCAGAGATTTGGTAAGGAGGGAGGCGTGTATTACGGCTGCCGGCTGCGGAGATAGGCATGATTTGACCGCATACAGCACGCTTGAGCCGTGTCTTATGTGTCTTGGGGCATTGGTTCTTAACGGCGTAAAAAGGATTGTCTTTGCCTATGAAGATGTAATGGGGGGGGCCTGCGGCCTTGATCTGTCTACATGCAATTCAGTATTTTTGGTCTCACGTGCAGAAGATCCTGTCAGATTTTATACCGAATCTTTATATAATAGAATGGCCCATGTCAAGGTCATAGGCGGGGTCAGAAGGGGCGAAAGCCTTTCGCTTTTTAGGGCATTTTTCTCTGATCCGGCAAACAGCTATTGGAGGGGCAGTTTGTTTGCCGCCTATACGGAGCTGCCGAATAAATAG
- a CDS encoding ribose-phosphate pyrophosphokinase: protein MPVNNIKIFSGNSNPKLSQEICDYLGLPMGRATVKTFSDGEVFVEIGENVRGADVFVIQSTCPPVNNNLMELLIMIDALRRASSRRITAVLPYYGYARQDRKAAPRVPITAKLVADIITTAGARRVLAMDLHAGQIQGFFNIPVDHLFAAPVLLDYLKTNIQGQVVMVSPDAGGVERTRAFAKRLGAGLAIIDKRRERPNEATVMNIIGDVKGKTAVILDDMVDTAGTLCKAAEALMAQGASCVHGCATHPVLSGPAIERIRQSVLDSLVVTNTIPLNEEAKKFDKIKVLSVSSLLGEAIRRIHNDDSVSLLFV from the coding sequence ATGCCGGTCAATAATATCAAGATATTCAGTGGGAACTCCAATCCCAAACTGTCTCAAGAGATATGTGACTATCTTGGACTGCCGATGGGAAGGGCCACGGTCAAGACATTCAGCGACGGTGAGGTATTTGTAGAGATAGGGGAAAACGTAAGGGGGGCCGATGTATTCGTGATCCAATCCACATGTCCTCCTGTCAACAACAACCTTATGGAACTCCTCATCATGATAGACGCGCTGAGAAGGGCCTCCTCCAGGAGAATCACAGCCGTACTTCCCTATTACGGCTATGCGCGACAAGATAGAAAGGCGGCGCCTAGGGTACCGATAACTGCCAAACTGGTGGCTGATATAATAACAACTGCTGGTGCAAGGAGGGTTCTTGCCATGGATCTCCATGCCGGCCAGATACAAGGTTTTTTTAATATACCGGTTGATCATCTATTTGCAGCCCCTGTATTGCTCGATTATCTCAAAACAAATATTCAGGGCCAGGTAGTGATGGTATCTCCTGATGCAGGAGGGGTGGAAAGGACCAGGGCTTTCGCCAAAAGGCTTGGGGCCGGTTTGGCCATTATAGATAAACGAAGGGAAAGGCCCAATGAGGCAACGGTTATGAACATAATTGGCGATGTAAAAGGCAAGACTGCCGTTATATTGGACGACATGGTGGACACGGCTGGCACGCTCTGCAAGGCTGCTGAGGCACTTATGGCGCAAGGGGCGAGCTGCGTGCACGGCTGTGCAACACACCCTGTACTTTCCGGACCAGCCATAGAACGCATAAGGCAGTCGGTGCTCGACTCGCTGGTGGTGACCAACACCATCCCCCTGAATGAAGAGGCCAAAAAGTTCGACAAGATAAAGGTACTGTCTGTCTCCAGTCTTTTAGGAGAGGCAATAAGACGTATACATAATGATGATTCGGTAAGTTTACTCTTTGTATAG
- a CDS encoding DUF1844 domain-containing protein, whose protein sequence is MEKDRLDPSDSASTTERHNDQQNNRSQGETGPKKSTPLPRVTFSTFVLSLNTSALLHLGEIPDPVSGKKDKDIPLAKHVIDTLIMLRDKTTGNLEDDEKRLLESILFDLQLRFVNASRQ, encoded by the coding sequence ATGGAAAAAGACAGGCTTGACCCATCCGATTCAGCTTCAACGACCGAACGGCACAATGACCAACAAAACAACCGAAGCCAGGGAGAGACCGGTCCCAAAAAATCAACCCCCCTCCCAAGGGTCACATTTTCAACCTTTGTACTCTCACTTAATACATCGGCATTGCTGCATCTAGGCGAGATCCCCGACCCTGTCTCTGGTAAAAAAGACAAAGACATACCCCTCGCCAAACATGTGATAGATACGCTTATCATGTTGCGCGACAAGACTACTGGCAATCTTGAAGATGACGAAAAGAGGCTCCTGGAGAGCATACTCTTTGACCTGCAATTGCGATTTGTGAACGCCTCAAGGCAATAG
- the ispE gene encoding 4-(cytidine 5'-diphospho)-2-C-methyl-D-erythritol kinase, whose amino-acid sequence MDNLTVKAPAKINLFLRIIKKREDGYHNIVTIFQKISLWDEITLAISKKERGICLECSDDNLPGMEDNLAFKAAKAFLDYTGIDYGVYIKLKKQIPIGAGLGGGSSDAAAVLKGLNKLSGGLMNSDDLNGIGCRLGADVPFFMHDAASAIGTGVGNRLKAIKIPLFHYLLVWPGFSISTKWVYEHFELTTRPLDTIFDAELALHVRRWTNDLEMAVTPIYPQIKAIKNRLMELGAETALMSGSGSTVFGVFSSAEKAKAAASGLVVRDNQRIYLTKALG is encoded by the coding sequence ATGGACAACCTCACCGTAAAGGCCCCTGCCAAGATAAATCTGTTTCTGCGCATTATAAAAAAGAGAGAGGACGGGTATCACAACATCGTTACTATTTTTCAAAAGATCAGTCTATGGGACGAGATAACACTGGCCATATCAAAAAAAGAAAGGGGCATCTGTTTAGAATGTAGTGATGACAACCTGCCGGGCATGGAAGACAATCTGGCGTTCAAGGCGGCAAAGGCATTTTTGGATTATACTGGCATAGACTATGGGGTTTACATAAAATTAAAAAAACAAATCCCAATCGGCGCCGGCCTCGGCGGCGGGAGCAGCGATGCAGCAGCCGTCTTAAAGGGATTGAACAAGCTGTCAGGGGGCCTCATGAACAGCGACGATCTCAATGGTATTGGCTGTAGGCTTGGTGCCGATGTCCCTTTCTTTATGCATGATGCGGCATCGGCAATAGGAACCGGGGTCGGGAACAGGCTTAAGGCCATCAAAATCCCGCTGTTTCACTACCTCCTGGTCTGGCCCGGTTTTAGTATAAGCACAAAATGGGTCTATGAGCATTTTGAGTTGACAACTCGACCTCTTGACACTATTTTTGACGCCGAGCTAGCCTTGCATGTCAGGAGATGGACTAATGACCTCGAAATGGCCGTGACTCCCATTTATCCCCAAATAAAGGCCATAAAGAATCGGCTCATGGAGTTGGGGGCTGAGACCGCTCTTATGTCTGGCAGCGGCTCAACGGTCTTCGGGGTCTTCTCCTCAGCAGAAAAGGCCAAGGCAGCTGCCTCAGGCCTGGTCGTCAGAGACAATCAGCGCATATACTTGACCAAGGCCTTGGGCTAA
- a CDS encoding ABC transporter substrate-binding protein yields MRTETYPSLIGFAGIVITSIILVLGLSGCSSENGGRRQKTGNRAVEQIVCRLKWLPNVSAAGEIWAKQSGIFKKEGMNVELKEGGLEHDAIRDLELGRADFGVASADQVLRASEKGAHIVVIAQIFQKNPLKWIYNSSRIHIKTPKDLQGLKIGITYGGNDEAIFKALIARYDISKDDIQTYAVHQDYGPFWRGEADLWPVYSNVEGIILAEKMIQNGAKPMFFDPAAFGVSFVANSLITSEKLYKKRPGLVKKFTQAVIKGWQEALSKGHEQDAAKAIHEMDETTPIEIIKRQLAATRSLVLPQNGKGPIGRIDKKAWQETEDIMMAQGLMHRYVNLQNLLAGPPP; encoded by the coding sequence ATGAGGACTGAAACATACCCCAGCCTTATAGGGTTTGCAGGTATTGTAATCACATCAATTATTCTGGTCCTCGGTCTTTCTGGATGCTCATCAGAAAATGGTGGACGGAGACAAAAAACCGGCAATAGGGCGGTAGAGCAGATAGTCTGCCGACTGAAGTGGCTTCCCAACGTCAGCGCTGCAGGTGAGATATGGGCCAAACAGAGCGGTATATTTAAAAAAGAAGGGATGAATGTAGAATTAAAAGAAGGTGGGCTCGAACACGACGCAATAAGGGATTTAGAGCTCGGTCGGGCCGACTTCGGCGTGGCATCGGCCGACCAGGTATTGAGGGCCAGCGAAAAGGGGGCGCACATAGTGGTCATCGCCCAGATATTCCAGAAAAATCCGCTCAAATGGATCTACAATTCGTCAAGGATACATATAAAAACGCCAAAGGATCTGCAAGGCCTGAAAATCGGTATCACCTATGGCGGAAACGATGAGGCGATCTTCAAGGCGCTCATCGCCCGGTATGATATCAGCAAGGATGATATACAAACCTACGCAGTCCATCAGGACTATGGCCCTTTCTGGAGGGGCGAAGCCGACTTGTGGCCTGTTTACAGCAATGTAGAGGGTATAATACTCGCTGAAAAGATGATCCAAAATGGGGCCAAGCCTATGTTTTTTGACCCAGCGGCGTTTGGTGTGAGTTTCGTGGCAAATTCGCTTATCACCTCAGAAAAATTATATAAAAAAAGACCAGGGCTGGTAAAAAAATTTACCCAAGCCGTGATCAAAGGCTGGCAGGAGGCGCTCTCAAAGGGGCATGAACAGGATGCAGCGAAGGCCATCCATGAGATGGACGAGACAACGCCAATAGAGATCATCAAAAGGCAGCTCGCGGCCACAAGAAGTTTGGTGCTGCCGCAGAACGGCAAAGGCCCCATCGGCAGAATAGATAAAAAGGCATGGCAGGAGACCGAAGATATCATGATGGCCCAAGGCCTTATGCATCGCTATGTTAATCTGCAAAACCTTCTGGCAGGACCTCCTCCTTGA
- a CDS encoding radical SAM protein, with the protein MRRTVEFKPDTRNVFLHILTRCNLKCRHCYINQDEHGADILDADTIKEWLGLFVYKPGRPQSALNHINWADKTNLIFLGGEPTLNQALPLAIKEAKRLGYGSITVDTNGFLFYDILDKIGPDELNYLSFSLDGSCPEVNDPIRGSGVFKICTAGIRKAVSRGFNVSVIFTASRMNLYDLANMPGLLKRLGVKRFFIQVIGIRGRSSEVDSRTVSLQFERNEWEQVMPRVAVAAAKMGIHVTYPKVFLGPDEPFICAGVAAMNYFVFPNGRVYRCPLCEDYPVHSFEIKGGHLLERPPLTERELFQLTIPEGCVFNRILHPGNIQYDEKGRPVSRIACCMLKEEVLPEGFAD; encoded by the coding sequence ATGCGCCGTACCGTTGAATTCAAGCCTGACACCAGAAACGTCTTCCTGCATATTCTAACAAGATGCAATCTGAAATGCCGTCATTGTTACATTAATCAAGACGAGCATGGCGCGGACATCCTTGATGCGGATACTATAAAAGAATGGCTAGGTTTATTCGTCTATAAGCCAGGTAGGCCGCAATCCGCCTTAAATCACATAAATTGGGCGGATAAGACCAACTTGATCTTTCTGGGTGGGGAACCAACCTTGAATCAGGCCCTTCCCTTGGCGATCAAAGAGGCCAAAAGGCTTGGTTACGGTTCCATTACGGTGGATACGAACGGTTTTCTTTTTTACGATATCCTGGATAAGATAGGGCCTGATGAGCTCAATTACTTGAGTTTTAGTTTGGATGGTTCATGTCCGGAGGTCAATGACCCCATCCGTGGCAGTGGTGTGTTCAAGATCTGTACCGCCGGTATAAGAAAGGCCGTTTCAAGGGGCTTCAATGTAAGTGTTATATTCACAGCGAGTAGAATGAATCTCTATGATCTGGCAAATATGCCAGGGCTTCTTAAAAGATTGGGCGTCAAGCGTTTTTTCATCCAGGTGATAGGCATCAGGGGCAGGTCGTCCGAGGTCGATTCTAGAACAGTGTCGCTTCAGTTTGAGCGTAACGAATGGGAGCAGGTGATGCCGCGTGTTGCTGTGGCTGCAGCCAAGATGGGCATCCATGTTACTTATCCAAAGGTGTTTTTAGGGCCGGATGAGCCTTTCATATGCGCAGGCGTGGCCGCCATGAATTATTTTGTATTTCCAAACGGCAGGGTATACCGTTGTCCGCTCTGTGAGGACTACCCTGTGCATTCATTTGAGATAAAAGGCGGACATCTCCTTGAGAGGCCGCCTCTTACCGAAAGAGAGCTGTTTCAGCTTACGATACCAGAGGGGTGCGTATTCAACCGCATTCTTCATCCAGGCAATATCCAATATGACGAGAAGGGAAGACCTGTCTCACGTATAGCTTGCTGCATGCTCAAGGAGGAGGTCCTGCCAGAAGGTTTTGCAGATTAA
- the ftsY gene encoding signal recognition particle-docking protein FtsY: protein MIKKWLQRIKNWDKQTEPEGLGDVGNATEAQGIKDFTEPAQSETTVICKKTDATQEENLTQTSQTPSLGLFSRLKERMNKTRQGFVHQIDQLILGKKEIDPELLDELEEVLVTADIGVSTTQEIFTRIRDEVKKRELSDPNVLRERIKEQISGLLQVDAPPMNLELAHPFVILIVGVNGVGKTTTIAKLSYKLKKDGKRVLLAAGDTFRAAAIEQLEAWGEKTGIPVIKHQTGADPSAVAYDAIEAGLKRDSDVIIIDTAGRLHTKVNLMEELKKIRRVIAKKIPNAPHETLLVLDATAGQNAISQAKLFKEAAGVTGIVLTKLDGTAKGGIVISIAHQMRIPIRFIGIGEGMEDLRPFDSQEFAEAIFSRD, encoded by the coding sequence ATGATAAAAAAATGGCTGCAAAGGATAAAAAACTGGGACAAACAGACCGAACCTGAGGGATTGGGCGACGTCGGCAACGCCACTGAGGCGCAAGGGATTAAGGATTTCACAGAGCCTGCTCAGTCAGAAACAACGGTGATCTGTAAAAAGACAGATGCAACCCAGGAAGAAAACCTTACCCAGACAAGTCAAACGCCCAGCCTTGGTCTATTTAGCAGACTCAAGGAACGGATGAACAAGACCCGTCAAGGGTTTGTACACCAGATCGATCAATTGATCCTTGGTAAAAAGGAGATAGACCCTGAACTCCTGGATGAGCTCGAAGAGGTGCTTGTAACAGCCGATATAGGCGTTTCCACAACCCAAGAAATATTCACCAGGATCAGAGACGAGGTAAAAAAGCGCGAGCTGAGCGACCCCAATGTGCTCAGAGAGCGCATCAAAGAACAAATCTCGGGTCTTTTGCAGGTTGACGCCCCACCAATGAATTTGGAGCTGGCGCACCCCTTTGTGATCTTAATCGTTGGCGTAAACGGCGTAGGCAAGACCACCACCATAGCTAAACTCTCCTACAAGCTAAAAAAAGATGGAAAAAGGGTCCTGCTCGCCGCTGGCGACACCTTCAGGGCAGCAGCCATCGAACAACTCGAGGCATGGGGGGAGAAAACTGGCATCCCGGTAATAAAACACCAGACAGGCGCCGATCCTTCAGCCGTAGCCTACGACGCCATTGAGGCAGGGCTCAAAAGGGATTCAGACGTTATCATTATAGATACGGCCGGAAGGCTCCATACAAAGGTCAATCTCATGGAAGAACTGAAAAAGATAAGGAGGGTGATAGCAAAAAAGATACCGAACGCCCCTCATGAGACATTGCTTGTATTGGATGCTACGGCAGGACAAAACGCTATCTCCCAGGCCAAACTGTTTAAGGAAGCTGCTGGCGTAACAGGCATAGTGCTCACCAAGCTCGACGGAACAGCCAAGGGCGGGATCGTCATAAGCATTGCCCACCAGATGCGGATACCTATACGTTTTATAGGTATAGGTGAAGGCATGGAAGACCTGCGTCCTTTTGATTCACAGGAGTTTGCAGAGGCTATCTTCTCCAGAGACTAA
- a CDS encoding HU family DNA-binding protein, whose protein sequence is MNKSEIIEALAQEAGLNYGVAEFVVNEVFTAITEALIDGEGAEVRGFGSFVVREYKPYTGRNPKSGEKIPVGPKKLPFFKVGKELRERVIKNWDKKA, encoded by the coding sequence GTGAACAAATCAGAGATCATAGAGGCGTTGGCTCAAGAGGCAGGCCTAAACTACGGTGTGGCTGAATTTGTAGTGAACGAGGTCTTTACCGCCATAACAGAGGCCCTCATAGATGGAGAGGGTGCGGAGGTGCGCGGTTTCGGCAGTTTTGTGGTCAGAGAGTATAAGCCATATACGGGTAGAAATCCGAAGAGCGGCGAAAAGATCCCGGTTGGACCTAAAAAGTTACCCTTTTTTAAGGTAGGCAAGGAGTTGCGGGAAAGGGTCATAAAGAATTGGGACAAAAAGGCATGA
- the purM gene encoding phosphoribosylformylglycinamidine cyclo-ligase, translating to MNNKSHYTLAGVNIDKANEFISNIKPLVSSTFKRGVLTEIGGFAGLFAIDTARYQSPVLVSSTDGVGTKLKIAFMSDIHDTIGIDLVAMCINDIIVCGAQPLFFLDYFATGKLAPDVAISVIKGIVEGCKIAGCSLIGGETAEMPGFYADNEYDLAGFAVGVVERDKIIDGSEISVDNILVGLSSSGLHSNGFSLVRKICFDDLGLSISDNIPELGNRPLGELLLTPTRIYATTIAHLLKQHKINGMVHMTGGGFQDNIPRILPNSCKAVINIGSWPVPPIFSFLEKKGGIETEEMMHIFNYGIGMILIVPEAEAQDVVFQSQVVGEKAFIIGRVETKAAGEQPVVFKY from the coding sequence TTGAACAATAAATCACATTACACCTTGGCTGGCGTAAATATAGATAAGGCCAATGAATTTATATCAAATATAAAACCGCTCGTCTCTTCCACTTTCAAACGCGGAGTGCTCACCGAGATAGGGGGATTTGCAGGTCTCTTTGCCATTGATACTGCAAGATACCAAAGTCCAGTCTTGGTCTCTTCTACAGACGGCGTGGGCACCAAATTAAAAATCGCGTTTATGTCTGACATACACGACACTATAGGTATAGACCTAGTGGCTATGTGTATAAACGACATAATTGTATGCGGCGCTCAGCCCCTCTTCTTTCTGGACTACTTCGCAACAGGGAAACTCGCGCCAGATGTCGCGATAAGCGTAATAAAAGGCATTGTGGAAGGCTGCAAGATAGCCGGCTGCTCCCTTATTGGCGGCGAGACAGCCGAGATGCCCGGATTTTATGCCGACAATGAATACGATCTGGCTGGCTTCGCTGTAGGCGTTGTCGAGCGCGACAAGATTATCGATGGCTCTGAAATCAGCGTGGACAATATCCTTGTCGGGCTTTCCTCCAGCGGGTTGCACAGCAATGGATTCTCCCTCGTAAGAAAGATATGTTTTGATGATTTAGGGCTTTCAATATCGGACAACATCCCTGAATTGGGCAACAGACCCCTGGGTGAATTATTACTGACCCCAACGCGTATTTATGCCACAACCATAGCGCACCTGTTAAAACAGCATAAGATAAATGGAATGGTACATATGACCGGCGGCGGCTTTCAAGACAACATCCCGCGCATACTCCCGAATTCATGCAAGGCTGTAATAAATATCGGAAGCTGGCCGGTCCCACCTATCTTTTCATTCCTAGAAAAAAAGGGTGGCATTGAGACAGAAGAGATGATGCACATATTTAATTATGGGATAGGTATGATCTTGATCGTTCCAGAGGCCGAAGCCCAGGACGTCGTTTTCCAGAGCCAAGTCGTCGGTGAGAAGGCCTTTATTATAGGTCGGGTAGAGACGAAGGCGGCTGGTGAACAGCCGGTGGTATTTAAATACTGA
- a CDS encoding ATP-binding cassette domain-containing protein produces the protein MYITCKDLSYSYPGVPTHVFKGINCSLRGPGFFSLFGLSGVGKSTLARLLSNGLTAESGRVETDLGRILYAHDSERLPGWLTIGDHFKKIADNKYAKLLQGLISDYGLKESLSRRFTSLSMGQRNRANLIRYLVQDFDLLITDEVLANVDEPTRYGILGSMKHIFPKKMFLYISHNAIEVARFSKTIFVLPQAPDGATGLIEISGLDQQANRSPSDEMVQKKIYEILRAASAGEDSTR, from the coding sequence ATGTACATTACATGTAAAGACCTTTCCTATTCCTATCCCGGGGTACCGACTCATGTCTTCAAGGGAATCAATTGCTCCCTAAGAGGACCTGGGTTTTTCTCTCTCTTCGGGCTTTCCGGAGTAGGCAAAAGCACACTTGCAAGACTTTTAAGCAATGGACTTACCGCGGAAAGCGGCAGGGTGGAGACCGACCTTGGCCGAATACTCTACGCCCATGACTCTGAGAGATTGCCTGGATGGCTTACGATAGGAGACCACTTCAAGAAGATAGCCGATAATAAATACGCCAAGCTCCTTCAAGGCCTTATAAGTGACTATGGCCTCAAAGAGTCCCTCTCCCGCAGATTCACATCCCTATCTATGGGCCAAAGAAACAGGGCGAACCTCATCCGCTACCTCGTGCAAGACTTTGACTTACTTATTACCGATGAAGTACTCGCCAACGTGGATGAACCGACCAGATATGGGATACTTGGATCCATGAAACATATATTTCCAAAAAAAATGTTCCTCTATATCTCTCATAATGCCATAGAAGTAGCGCGTTTCTCCAAGACCATATTCGTATTGCCCCAGGCGCCCGACGGTGCGACAGGTCTTATCGAAATAAGCGGCCTTGACCAGCAGGCCAACCGCAGCCCATCGGACGAAATGGTCCAAAAAAAGATATATGAGATATTAAGAGCTGCAAGTGCAGGAGAAGATTCAACAAGGTGA
- a CDS encoding ABC transporter permease, which yields MLSRLIQFIIIYCLSIGLLWTAKYAMRLSDYLIPAPIDLLRAARDDGPNYLMASLDTLLVAIEGHFAAILLAGTVGFVGSLRSTIGAVTKTAAYNLQAYPIVAVSPIIFIFLGDGLASRLLIAALICYFPLLLSLLGIFSQPVEDVEHFFNETGRMNWKLRLGIRIFENIEKLITVLVGSGTMAMVGTIVAEFLAATHGIGYEIKKALYQDNLADILLALFLIGLCSSMYLSVIETIGAVITAKVQGDTG from the coding sequence ATGCTCAGCCGCCTAATCCAATTCATAATCATCTATTGCCTGTCCATCGGGCTTCTGTGGACTGCAAAATACGCCATGCGTCTCTCTGACTATCTTATACCAGCACCCATTGATCTACTTCGGGCAGCAAGGGATGACGGACCGAACTATCTCATGGCCTCGCTGGACACCCTCCTGGTGGCAATCGAAGGGCATTTTGCAGCCATCCTCCTTGCCGGAACGGTGGGCTTCGTAGGGAGCCTCCGCTCCACAATAGGCGCGGTCACCAAGACTGCGGCATACAACCTCCAGGCCTACCCGATTGTAGCAGTCAGTCCCATTATATTCATATTTTTGGGGGACGGCCTGGCATCGAGACTCCTCATCGCTGCCCTTATCTGTTATTTCCCCCTACTCTTAAGCCTTCTTGGCATATTTTCTCAGCCCGTAGAGGATGTCGAACATTTCTTCAACGAAACAGGTCGAATGAACTGGAAGTTGAGACTCGGGATCCGGATCTTTGAAAACATCGAAAAGCTCATAACCGTTCTGGTAGGAAGTGGCACAATGGCCATGGTAGGTACCATTGTGGCCGAATTCCTTGCCGCGACGCATGGAATAGGTTATGAAATAAAAAAGGCCCTGTATCAAGACAATCTTGCAGATATACTCCTTGCCCTCTTTCTGATCGGGCTGTGTTCATCCATGTATCTGTCCGTAATAGAAACGATAGGGGCCGTAATAACAGCAAAGGTCCAAGGGGACACAGGGTAG
- a CDS encoding TIGR01777 family oxidoreductase, with product MKFFLMGGTGFIGTHLTSYLLKKGHEVTALVRRPVKAEEFPPGVSIIQGDPLHAGSWQDVASQRDVIVNLVGKPILTRWTDEAREEILESRVRSTRLAADVALKRGPGITLINANAVGYYGDGDRDAVFTEESACGTGFLAEVTMKWQEEAMRASENGARVVVARLGAVLGMGGGMLAQMIPVFRLGVGGRLGDGRQWFSWIHIHDLCRAVLFIATNKKVSGTVNMCAPNPVTNMEFTKTLAGILGRPAILPVPGFALRLFIGNAADVALKGQRVVPAVLEREGFAFDFPTIKDALEDLLGKCYGRR from the coding sequence ATGAAATTTTTTTTAATGGGAGGGACGGGTTTTATTGGTACCCACCTGACAAGCTATTTATTGAAAAAGGGTCATGAGGTTACAGCACTTGTCAGGCGTCCCGTAAAGGCAGAGGAATTTCCGCCTGGCGTATCTATAATCCAGGGTGACCCTTTGCATGCAGGTAGCTGGCAGGATGTGGCATCGCAGAGAGATGTGATAGTAAATCTGGTGGGAAAACCAATCTTGACCAGATGGACGGATGAGGCGCGTGAGGAGATACTCGAAAGTCGTGTGCGTTCCACCCGTTTGGCAGCCGATGTTGCATTAAAAAGAGGTCCTGGCATAACACTCATAAATGCAAACGCCGTAGGCTACTATGGGGACGGAGACAGAGATGCGGTATTTACTGAAGAATCAGCCTGCGGTACAGGTTTTCTTGCGGAAGTGACCATGAAATGGCAGGAAGAGGCGATGAGGGCATCAGAAAATGGGGCAAGGGTAGTTGTAGCCCGCTTAGGTGCAGTGCTAGGCATGGGTGGTGGGATGCTCGCCCAGATGATCCCTGTGTTCAGGCTTGGGGTGGGAGGCCGCCTTGGAGACGGAAGGCAGTGGTTTTCTTGGATACATATCCATGATCTCTGTCGAGCCGTACTTTTTATTGCTACAAACAAGAAAGTGTCCGGTACGGTAAACATGTGCGCTCCGAATCCTGTCACTAACATGGAATTTACAAAAACCCTTGCAGGCATCCTTGGTCGCCCAGCCATCCTCCCTGTGCCTGGGTTTGCCTTGAGGCTTTTTATTGGTAATGCGGCTGATGTGGCGCTCAAGGGGCAGAGGGTCGTACCGGCAGTACTTGAGAGGGAAGGTTTCGCCTTTGATTTTCCGACGATCAAAGATGCCCTTGAAGACCTTTTGGGAAAATGCTATGGAAGGCGGTAG